DNA sequence from the Thermodesulfovibrionales bacterium genome:
GAAATCGGATGAAGGACGATTAAAGGTCTTTGCAGCGATGAGAAACTATATGCTCTATTTTCAGAGCTTCACCTTCAAGCTTCTCAGGTACGACGATTACGATGAATTCAGTTCATTCTTCGAGAGGGCACTGACCTTTGCACCGGAGACAACCCAGGGGGCAAGACTTGCCAGACTCATGGACAAGCTGAAACAGTTCAGGATATTCGTAGACACCTGTATCAGGCAGCTCTCCAACAGGGCGGAACTTCAGGACAGACCCATCGATACGGACCGGATAGAAGTTTGCATCAAGCAGTATTTGCAATAGGGACAGCATAGAAGAGCGCCTGAACCACCCTCGTGCAGTCGGAAGTAAGGCCGATGTTCTTTATCATTCTCTCATTGCGGCTTGTCCAGTACCCCCCTTCATCCCTCCTTCATGAAGGGGGAAAGAGGGAGAGGTAAAGAAGAATTCCCGACGAGCGGGAATGACCAGCTGAATGGCTCTCTTTGTGGACCTGCAATCACGCATTGAACGAAAAGGAGGTTTTTATGGGAAAGATTGTAAAGATCAAGGCTCTGGAGATACTTGACTCAAGGGGAAATCCGACCATCCAGGTCGAGGTCGTCCTCGACAGCTACGCCTCGGGCAAGGCAGCGGTGCCGTCAGGAGCGTCGACAGGCGAGAGGGAGGCTCTCGAATTGAGGGATGGTGAAAAGACTCGATACCACGGGAAGGGTGTTCTTTTTGCTGTGAGGAACATCATGGAAGAGATCGCACCAAACCTTGAGGGCCTTGAATCGACGAACCAGGCTTATATCGACAATCTTATGATAGGACTTGACGGGACCGAGAACAAATCCCGCCTCGGCGCAAATGCCGTTCTCGGTGTCTCTCTCGCAGTATGCCGGGCGTCCGCGATTGAGGCTGACATTCCCCTCTACCGTTACATCGGTGGCTGCAACGCAAGAGAACTGCCCGTGCCGATGATGAACATCCTCAACGGCGGCGTCCATGCAGACAACAATCTTGACATACAGGAGTTCATGATTATGCCGGCGGGACTGCCCGACATGAGATCTGCTGTACGTGCTGGCGCAGAGGTCTTCCAGAGTCTCAAATCTCTCCTGAAGAGAAGCAAACTCAACACCGCTGTCGGTGACGAAGGAGGCTTCGCTCCCAGCCTGAAATCAAATGAAGAGGCGATACGGTTGATCATCCGTGCCATCGAGGAGTCCGGTTACGTGCCGGGGAGGGACATATCGATAGCCCTCGATGTGGCGGCCTCCGAGTTCTTTACCGAAAAGGGATACGCCTTCGAAGGCAAGAACCATTCATCGGACGCCATGATCGCTTACTATGAAAAGCTCATGAACCGTTATCCCATCCTCTCGATCGAGGACGGTCTTTCGGAAAGGGACTGGAAGGGCTGGAAGCGCTTGACGCAGAAACTCGGAAGGGCTGTGCAGCTTGTGGGTGACGACATCTTCGTCACGAATACGAAGATCATCGGGGAAGGGATCAGGCAGAAGATCGCCAACTCCGTCCTCATCAAGCTGAACCAGATAGGCACCCTTACCGAGACACTCGACGCAATCGAGATGTCGAAGAGGGCCGGGTACACAGCAGTCGTCTCCCACCGTTCGGGAGAGACGGAAGATACAACGATAGCAGACCTTGCCGTTGCCTGCAACACCGGTCTCATCAAGACCGGCTCCCTATCGAGGAGTGACAGGGTAGCAAAGTATAACCGCCTCATGGAGATCGAGGACGAGCTGTCGCGTTCCGCATTGTACAAGGGAAAGGATGCATTGTATAATATAGCGAGATGACGAGCCAGAACCTCCTGAGAAGACAGGTCGCATCGGAGATTAGGAAGAGACGTCTCATATTCTCGACCATCATTCTCCTCAGCCTTCTCTATCTCGGCGCCAATTTCTTCTTCGGCAACGTCGGCTTCCTGAAGTATCTCGAACTCCGTGACAAAAAGGTTCACCTCGAAAAAGAACTTCGGGACATCGAGACGAGGAATGAACATCTTCGCTCCGAGGTGAAGATGTTCAACGAAAACCCCTTCTACATCGAGAAACACGCCCGCGAGAATTTCGGCATGGCCAAGCCTGACGAACTGATCTTCAAGTATGACCGCTAGCCCCCTTTACATCGCTTTTCTCTGGCATATGCATCAACCCTATTACAAAGACCCCTTTACAGGAGTTTACCGGCTCCCCTGGGTGAGGCTCCACGGCACCAAGGACTATCTCGACATGGCCGCCATGCTCGGGGACTACCCCGAGATACGCCAGACCTTCAACCTCGTGCCTTCCCTCCTCGAACAGATCTGCGACTATACCGAGAAGAACGCGACGGATCTCTTTCTCGATGCAGCGCGCAGAAGGGCTTCGGACCTTTCTGAACAGGACAGGATCTTCCTCCTTGAGAATTATTACTTCGCCAACTGGGACACCATGATAAAGCCCTTTCCGAGGTTTTATGAACTCCTCGTCAAGAGGGGCCTCACTTTTTCGAAGGCCGATCTCACCAGGACGATACGGTATTTCACAACGAACGATTTCCTCGATCTCCAGGTTCTCTTCAACCTCACATGGATAGATCCCATGTTCAGAGAGGGAGACCCCTTTCTCAGGGAGCTTGTTGCAAAGGGGAGAGACTATACGGAGGAAGAGAAGGATCGCCTGATCGAGAGGCAGATGTCGATCCTGAAAGAGATCATCCCTAAGTACCGGGAGTTGTCTCAACGGGGCCAAATAGAACTATCCACAACCCCCTTCTATCATCCTATCCTTCCCCTCCTCTGGAATACCGACATTGCAAGGGACCCGACACCTGACGTGAGATTGCCGAGAAAGCGCTTTTCTTTCCCCGAGGACGCAAAACAACAGATAAGAATGGCTCTGGACTATTTCGAAAAGATCTTCGACCGCAGACCTTCCGGCATGTGGCCTTCTGAGGGTTCGGTGAGCGAGGACGTGGCAAGGGTGATTCGCGCCGAGGGGATCGAGTGGATCGCCACGGACGAAGATATTCTTGCCCGTTCCCTGAAGGAAGACCTGAGAGGACCCTCGGGGAACCTTCTGAACCCGTCGGTCCTGTATTCTGCCCATGACTTTGCAGGTCTCTCGCTGATCTTCAGAGACCACAGGATATCTGACCTCCTCGGATTTGCCTATGCAGGATGGGACCCGAAGACTGCCGCCGCGGACCTCATAAACAGATTCCTCCAGATCCAGGGTTCTCTTCCGTCAGGGGGACCCCATATCCTTCCGGTGATCCTTGACGGAGAAAATGCCTGGGAGTATTACAAGAATGACGGCAACGACTTCTTCCGGTATCTCTACGAAGGACTTTCAGGGAACGAACGGCTCATAACGACGACGATTTCCGAGTTCCTGAAGAGAGAAAAAAAGAGAAGAAGGCTTGACCATCTCGCAGCCGGTTCCTGGATCTATGCGAACTTCAGTGTCTGGATAGGCCACGAGGAGGATAACACCTCCTGGGATTATCTCACGGAGGCACGGGAGCACCTCGAACAGTTCCGGAAGAGCCACCCCGAAAAAAACCTCGATTCAGCTTGGAAGTCTTTATACGTTGCCGAGGGAAGCGACTGGAACTGGTGGTACGGTGACGACCATTCCACCGATCTTGCCGAGGAATTTGATGAACTTTACAGGGTAAACCTCATGAAGGTCTACCGGGAAACGGGCGGGGACGTGCCTCCGCACCTCTCTGTCCCTGTTCTCAGAGAAGACAGGACCCTGAAGCCGGCGGTCGAAATACGAGGGTTCGTTCATCCAAGGATAGACGGGATCATGACGAGTTACTTTGAATGGTACCAGGGGGCCCACATCGACGTCGGAAAGTCGGGGGGGAGCATGCATATGACCGAAAGCTTCATATCGAGGATCTACTACGGCTTCGATCAGAGTACCCTTTTTGTCCGTGTCGACCCCAAGAAGACCTTTGATGACCTTCCCGAAGGAGCACATCTCTCCATACATATCACACAGCCCTTTCCTTTCAAAGTGACCGTCTCCCTGAGAAACGGTGCGAAGGCCACGCTCTTCAGCAAGAGCGACGGCGAGTGGCGCGCGGTCAAGGCGGTCGAGGGCGTTGCCGTTGATGAGATTCTCGAATGCGCCATTCCCTTTCAGGACATAAAGGCCAAGGAGCGTGATGAGCTGAATCTCTTCCTTTCGATAGAGAGAGAGGG
Encoded proteins:
- the eno gene encoding phosphopyruvate hydratase; amino-acid sequence: MGKIVKIKALEILDSRGNPTIQVEVVLDSYASGKAAVPSGASTGEREALELRDGEKTRYHGKGVLFAVRNIMEEIAPNLEGLESTNQAYIDNLMIGLDGTENKSRLGANAVLGVSLAVCRASAIEADIPLYRYIGGCNARELPVPMMNILNGGVHADNNLDIQEFMIMPAGLPDMRSAVRAGAEVFQSLKSLLKRSKLNTAVGDEGGFAPSLKSNEEAIRLIIRAIEESGYVPGRDISIALDVAASEFFTEKGYAFEGKNHSSDAMIAYYEKLMNRYPILSIEDGLSERDWKGWKRLTQKLGRAVQLVGDDIFVTNTKIIGEGIRQKIANSVLIKLNQIGTLTETLDAIEMSKRAGYTAVVSHRSGETEDTTIADLAVACNTGLIKTGSLSRSDRVAKYNRLMEIEDELSRSALYKGKDALYNIAR
- a CDS encoding septum formation initiator family protein, producing the protein MTSQNLLRRQVASEIRKRRLIFSTIILLSLLYLGANFFFGNVGFLKYLELRDKKVHLEKELRDIETRNEHLRSEVKMFNENPFYIEKHARENFGMAKPDELIFKYDR
- a CDS encoding glycoside hydrolase family 57 protein produces the protein MTASPLYIAFLWHMHQPYYKDPFTGVYRLPWVRLHGTKDYLDMAAMLGDYPEIRQTFNLVPSLLEQICDYTEKNATDLFLDAARRRASDLSEQDRIFLLENYYFANWDTMIKPFPRFYELLVKRGLTFSKADLTRTIRYFTTNDFLDLQVLFNLTWIDPMFREGDPFLRELVAKGRDYTEEEKDRLIERQMSILKEIIPKYRELSQRGQIELSTTPFYHPILPLLWNTDIARDPTPDVRLPRKRFSFPEDAKQQIRMALDYFEKIFDRRPSGMWPSEGSVSEDVARVIRAEGIEWIATDEDILARSLKEDLRGPSGNLLNPSVLYSAHDFAGLSLIFRDHRISDLLGFAYAGWDPKTAAADLINRFLQIQGSLPSGGPHILPVILDGENAWEYYKNDGNDFFRYLYEGLSGNERLITTTISEFLKREKKRRRLDHLAAGSWIYANFSVWIGHEEDNTSWDYLTEAREHLEQFRKSHPEKNLDSAWKSLYVAEGSDWNWWYGDDHSTDLAEEFDELYRVNLMKVYRETGGDVPPHLSVPVLREDRTLKPAVEIRGFVHPRIDGIMTSYFEWYQGAHIDVGKSGGSMHMTESFISRIYYGFDQSTLFVRVDPKKTFDDLPEGAHLSIHITQPFPFKVTVSLRNGAKATLFSKSDGEWRAVKAVEGVAVDEILECAIPFQDIKAKERDELNLFLSIEREGKEIERCPWRGYVTVTVPTADFEAMMWY